A genomic segment from Glycine soja cultivar W05 chromosome 18, ASM419377v2, whole genome shotgun sequence encodes:
- the LOC114396617 gene encoding uncharacterized RING finger protein P32A8.03c-like produces the protein MTRQFQEPTLFSNVANTFINHMVYISIFVSTFDPSFGVRLCRMQLPIQHDIFNHQCSHCCYNVVGTPFIFLADGLPSRGLVQRMACDGGEHLSLPAGATTLERFMVEDEQEDPCAICIKDFNSGDNAARLPCSHVFHPDCILQWEKQNAEKKKSQNIDHRESRNESRGK, from the exons ATGACACGACAATTTCAAGAACCCACCTTGTTCTCCAATGTTGCTAATACTTTCATCAATCATATGGTCTATATAAGCATCTTTGTCTCAACTTTTGATCCAAGCTTTGGTGTGAGACTTTGTCGAATGCAGTTACCAATTCAACATGACATTTTCAATCATCAGTGT AGCCACTGTTGTTATAATGTAGTGGGTACACCATTCATTTTTCTAGCTGATGGACTTCCATCAAGAGGATTAGTGCAAAGAATGGCCTGTGatggaggtgagcatttgtctTTGCCTGCGGGGGCAACGACACTCGAAAGATTTATGGTTGAAGATGAACAGGAGGATCCATGTGCCATATGCATCAAGGATTTCAACTCTGGTGATAATGCAGCAAGGTTGCCTTGCTCTCATGTCTTCCACCCTGATTGTATTTTGCAATG GGAGAAACAAAATgccgagaaaaagaaaagccagAACATAGATCATAGAGAGAGTAGAAACGAGAGTAGGGGCAAATAA